One stretch of Podospora bellae-mahoneyi strain CBS 112042 chromosome 2, whole genome shotgun sequence DNA includes these proteins:
- a CDS encoding hypothetical protein (EggNog:ENOG503NUC3; COG:S) gives MSIRIALENPPEFYTNLDIMKGHVVLTLSRHETVGAIIVKLEGESRTALGIPNDNSSTGVPHREMPSAGDIIYENHKILYKVAQAFPNENAPPQAGPIVLNPGQHHFPFQFKFPFNNSCGNAEAMAKIGGVVNAGGFAPGAGLFGLGGIRVMDGTKQLMYSHVTKTLPPSFTGFPGEAEIRYYVKVTIQRPGLFKENWRYQIGLKFLPIEPPRPPKSNQEAYARRPFAFAPRTPPSTAPPSTKKRTSFFGRSTTPQPPPPVGGPSNPSLSAEASLATPPSIEMSARLPHPAILTCNKSIPLRLIAKKLTPSNGEVYLVAIQIDLIGKTIVRCQDLVNNELNRWVIVSRQGLSIPVSKPDDAVGTEVVLPDAIWNNVPLPNTVMPSFQTCNLSREYQLEVKLGLAWGKPDGANHASNSSSFFGGSNRNKGKNLANIPQEIHLPLNFSKVQVFSGLTPPAELVEAMRQGRTRPARKQTGPNGRPPQQQPQPPPNIPPQGVASSSRPPAPVLPPRPVAATPQNDASEAALYPPQLRPGQDAPPYDDAPPTYEEAMAEEMTGPVFPSTARPAYSGVTDENAASSLPEKN, from the exons ATGTCGATACGCATAGCTCTGGAGAACCCGCCTGAGTTCTACACGAACTTGGATATCATGAAGGGCCATGTCGTGCTCACCCTTAGCCGGCATGAGACAGTGGGCGCCATCATCGTGAAGCTTGAGGGAGAGTCAAGGACGGCCCTGGGAATCCCAAACGACAACTCTAGCACCGGAGTACCGCACAGAGAAATGCCATCGGCCGGGGACATCATCTACGAAAACCACAAGATTCTCTACAAAGTAGCCCAGGCATTTCCCAACGAGAACGCTCCACCTCAGGCCGGTCCCATCGTACTCAACCCAGGTCAGCATCATTTTCCCTTCCAGTTCAAGTTTCCCTTCAACAACTCATGTGGCAACGCCGAAGCCATGGCCAAGATTGGAGGTGTTGTGAATGCCGGTGGATTCGCTCCCGGAGCTGGACTATTTGGACTAGGCGGAATCCGCGTGATGGACGGGACCAAGCAGTTGATGTACTCTCACGTTACGAAGACGTTACCTCCTAGTTTCACGGGATTCCCTGGCGAGGCAGAGATTCGATACTACGTCAAAGTCACGATACAAAGGCCGGGCTTATTCAAGGAGAATTGGAGATATCAAATAGGACTCAAATTCTTACCCATCGAACCACCCAGACCACCAAAAAGCAACCAAGAGGCATATGCCAGGCGTCCATTCGCCTTTGCGCCTCGCACGCCACCTTCCACGGCGCCACCGTCTACTAAGAAGCGGACCTCGTTCTTTGGAAGGAGTACCactccccaaccaccgcccccgGTTGGCGGACCCTCGAACCCATCCTTGTCGGCCGAGGCCAGCTTAGCAACACCGCCCTCGATCGAGATGTCTGCTCGCCTCCCACATCCAGCTATTCTGACATGCAATAAGTCAATACCACTACGACTTATCGCCAAGAAACTGACACCCAGTAATGGAGAGGTGTACCTCGTAGCTATACAGATTGACCTCATCGGCAAGACCATCGTACGATGTCAGGACTTGGTCAACAACGAGTTAAACCGTTGGGTGATAGTCTCACGCCAGGGTCTTTCCATACCTGTATCCAAGCCAGACGACGCCGTAGGAACCGAGGTTGTCCTTCCCGATGCCATCTGGAACAACGTGCCTCTCCCCAACACCGTCATGCCGAGTTTCCAGACGTGTAATCTGAG TCGTGAGTACCAACTGGAAGTCAAGCTCGGACTCGCCTGGGGAAAGCCAGACGGCGCCAACCACgcctccaacagctcctctTTCTTTGGCGGTTCCAACCGGAACAAGGGCAAGAACCTCGCCAACATCCCACAGGagatccacctccccctcaacttcaGCAAAGTCCAAGTCTTCTCCGGTCTCACTCCCCCAGCAGAATTGGTAGAGGCTATGCGTCAAGGACGAACACGACCAGCCAGGAAACAAACCGGTCCTAATGGTCGtcctccacagcaacaacctcaaccaccgcccAATATCCCACCTCAAGGTGTGGCTTCTTCATCACGCCCACCTGCACCAGTGCTGCCGCCTAGACCGGTGGCAGCCACACCACAGAACGATGCCTCGGAAGCGGCGCTTTACCCGCCTCAGTTAAGACCGGGACAAGACGCACCGCCGTATGACGATGCGCCCCCTACATATGAGGAGGCaatggcggaggagatgactGGGCCGGTTTTTCCAAGCACGGCAAGACCGGCCTACAGCGGAGTGACGGATGAGAATGCGGCGAGTAGTTTGCCTGAGAAAAATTAG
- the RPL10 gene encoding 60S ribosomal protein L10 (EggNog:ENOG503NXSP; COG:J; BUSCO:EOG092648Q0) — protein sequence MARRPARCYRYCKNKPYPKSRFNRGVPDPKIRIFDLGRKRATVDDFPLCIHLVSNELEQLSSEALEAARICANKYLVKLAGKEGFHLRVRAHPYHVVRINKMLSCAGADRLQTGMRGAWGKPNGTVARVNIGQIILSVRTRDSNRAIALEALRRSQYKFPGRQKIIISKNWGFTPLRREEYLEAKAAGRVKVDGAYVQFLSNKGNLAQNMKRFPDAFTA from the exons ATGGCCCGCCGTCCCGCCAGATGCTACCGGTACTGCAAGAACAAG CCGTACCCTAAGTCGCGCTTCAACCGCGGTGTCCCCGACCCCAAGATTCGCATCTTCGATCTTGGCCGCAAGCGTGCCACCGTCGATGACTTCCCTCTCTGCATCCACCTCGTTTCCAACGAGTTGGAACAGCTGAGCTCTGAGGCCCTCGAAGCCGCCCGTATTTGCGCCAACAAGTACCTTGTCAAGCTTGCCGGCAAGGAAGGTTTCCACCTCCGTGTCCGTGCCCACCCCTACCATGTCGTCCGTATCAACAAGATGTTGTCCTGCGCCGGTGCCGATAGACTTCAGACTGGTATGCGTGGTGCCTGGGGTAAGCCCAACGGCACTGTCGCCCGTGTCAACATTGGCCAGATCATCTTGAGCGTCCGCACCCGTGACTCTA ACCGTGCTATCGCTCTCGAGGCTCTCCGCCGCTCCCAGTACAAGTTCCCCGGTCGCCAAAAGATCATTATCTCCAAGAACTGGggcttcacccccctccgccgCGAGGAGTACctcgaggccaaggccgccgGCCGCGTCAAGGTCGATGGTGCTTATGTTCAGTTCTTGTCCAACAAGGGCAACCTCGCTCAGAACATGAAGCGCTTCCCTGATGCCTTCACTGCCTAA
- the DIM1_1 gene encoding Dimethyladenosine transferase (COG:A; EggNog:ENOG503NU08; BUSCO:EOG09263720), whose product MPKAAKQKKGGGPSGPYDRKSKPAASTNIFKFDKDYGQHILKNPGISDAIVEKAYLKPTDVVVEIGPGTGNITVRALEKAKKVIAIDIDPRMGAEVTKRVQGTPLAKKLEVILGDVIKMPEMPPCDALISNTPYQISSPLIFKMLAMPNPPRVAVLMFQREFAKRLVAKPGDALYSRLSVNVNFWATCKHIMKVGKQNFKPPPKVESDVVRIEPLIGSARPNIAFDEFDGLLRIAFNRKNKTLKASFAIKEVLAMCERNYKVYCSLNNIPVDKGVAAAGTGAVVGEEEGMDVDMDDDGADGDDNEEEEDDDNGMDVEDDEDMPEFFKEMKDEEDKAVAAKTPSRNPKSNVAVVVKAKVNKVLASTGLGEKRARQCDQNDFLKLLVAFHEEGIHFS is encoded by the exons ATGCCAAAGGCCGccaagcagaagaagggcggAGGGCCCAGCGGCCCCTACGATCGCAAGTCGAAGcccgccgccagcaccaacatcttcaagTTCGACAAGGACTATGGCCAGCATATTCTCAAGAACCCCGGCATCAGCGACGCCATTGTCGAAAAGGCCTACCTCAAGCCCACcgatgtcgtcgtcgaaaTCGGTCCTGGTACTGGTAACATCACCGTCCGCGCCCtggaaaaggcaaagaaggtCATTGCCA TCGATATCGACCCCCGCATGGGCGCCGAAGTAACCAAGCGCGTCCAAGGCACCCCCCTGGCCAAAAAGCTCGAAGTCATCCTCGGTGACGTGATCAAAATGCCCGAAATGCCCCCCTGCGAcgccctcatctccaacacaCCCTACCAaatctcctctcctctgATCTTCAAGATGCTCGCCATGCCCAACCCCCCCCGCGTGGCGGTCCTCATGTTCCAGCGCGAGTTCGCCAAACGCCTCGTCGCCAAACCCGGCGACGCGCTCTACTCCCGTCTGTCGGTCAATGTCAACTTTTGGGCCACCTGCAAGCACATCATGAAGGTGGGGAAACAAAACTTTAAGCCGCCTCCCAAGGTGGAGAGTGACGTTGTTAGGATTGAGCCGTTGATTGGGTCGGCGAGGCCGAATATTGCTTTTGATGAGTTTGATGGGCTGTTGAGGATTGCGTTCAACAGGAAGAACAAGACGTTGAAAGCGTCGTTTGCGATCAAGGAGGTTTTGGCCATGTGTGAGAGGAATTACAAGGTGTATTGCTCTTTGAATAATATTCCTGTTGATAaaggggttgctgctgcggggacgggggcggtggtgggggaggaagaggggatggatgttgatatggatgatgatggggcggatggggatgataatgag gaggaggaggacgatgataACGGGATGGATGtggaagacgatgaggataTGCCCGAGTTTTTCAAGGAGAtgaaggacgaggaggacaaggccgTCGCTGCCAAAACGCCGAGCAGGAACCCCAAGTCAAATGTTGCGGTGgttgtcaaggccaaggtcaacaaggtGCTTGCGAGCACAgggctgggggagaagagagcgAGGCAGTGCGATCAGAACGACTTTTTGAAGCTATTGGTGGCGTTCCACGAGGAGGGTATTCATTTCTCCTAG
- a CDS encoding hypothetical protein (EggNog:ENOG503NWR8) has product MAFHQPTRQVQQPRIARAESEDGGSAILSPQARLDTNEPHTWVLFTPGTDAGTTTSYLSSVQDDQITPGRSRISDLGSLDTAARSDFNSQPSNSVVPSVALVNSIAEDDAELDSLDSHLPDFRTAHSPYHQPDIIHSTHIFPGHDGLGSFRFEVPGNSVQAQERMYAFEQFNPNRVMHRRESFDLARLQLESQEPKEAERNQRIEAWRLEQSQLLLEDIKKETKRRRRQSELSAQRARLEKGVLEDVIARSVADEEAEDINLAGTEWHDQDEASTDTSKGGLWSRLTRKVICDMMGIDDKLLAILFGEVLPDEDDMKTPRGSPKDSAHPAFANKESESRDDSTWQLHMLERIANELGGIVHQMSTHPGAFSTYSRVQQTPLPYAGLPMIPEAPDSIQRMNSSAASMPQFKPTIGQSADAGVAQPLNAIPSTSSDTTPDVATSNGQTFTQQEWEQDLDIRLVFRYLRSRFTSSRPSSPPFTSGTSHLATSSTQELAAKAARIRQHHPLVSHAHANSHGHHRPRPAERRSFRSTTPANPVTMRHGPGSCASQSTRRSARRSSMSSRQSSRHFWDIGGSIGTGSIIASAGPILGSWGEV; this is encoded by the coding sequence ATGGCATTTCACCAGCCTACGCGACAAGTTCAACAACCGCGGATTGCCCGTGCCGAGTCTGAAGATGGGGGTTCTGCCATCCTCTCACCCCAGGCTCGCTTGGACACCAATGAACCCCATACATGGGTTTTGTTTACACCAGGTACTGATGCCggaaccacaacctcctACCTGAGCTCTGTCCAAGATGATCAAATCACGCCCGGGAGATCCAGAATCAGCGATTTGGGAAGTCTTGACACCGCAGCGCGCTCCGACTTCAACTCGCAACCGAGCAACTCCGTAGTGCCATCTGTGGCTCTTGTTAACAGCATCGCAGAAGATGACGCCGAGCTTGACAGCCTCGACAGCCACCTCCCAGACTTCAGGACAGCCCATAGTCCATATCATCAGCCAGACATCATCCATTCGACGCACATCTTCCCTGGTCACGATGGCCTGGGTTCGTTCCGATTCGAAGTGCCCGGTAATAGCGTACAGGCTCAGGAGCGCATGTATGCTTTTGAACAGTTCAACCCAAATCGCGTCATGCACAGGAGGGAGAGCTTTGACTTGGCTCGCCTTCAGCTGGAGAGTCAAGAGCCCAAAGAGGCGGAGCGAAATCAGAGAATAGAGGCGTGGCGGTTAGAACAGAGTCAGCTTTTGTTGGAGGATAtcaaaaaggaaacaaagaggcggaggagacaGTCAGAGCTGTCGGCACAGAGGGCTCGGTTGGAGAAGGGCGTCTTGGAAGATGTGATCGCAAGGAGCGTTGCCGACGAGGAAGCCGAAGATATCAATCTTGCCGGTACAGAATGGCACGACCAGGATGAAGCATCAACGGACACCTCGAAGGGAGGATTGTGGAGTCGACTCACGCGCAAGGTAATCTGCGACATGATGGGCATTGATGACAAGCTGCTCGCCATTCTATTTGGGGAGGTGCTTCCGGATGAGGACGACATGAAAACTCCCAGGGGGTCTCCCAAGGACTCAGCTCACCCCGCATTTGCGAACAAGGAATCAGAGTCACGCGACGACTCGACATGGCAATTACACATGCTGGAACGGATTGCAAATGAGCTTGGCGGAATTGTCCATCAGATGTCGACACATCCTGGGGCCTTTTCCACTTACAGTCGTGTTCAACAGACGCCCCTTCCATACGCCGGGTTGCCCATGATACCAGAAGCGCCAGACAGCATTCAAAGGATGAACAGCAGCGCTGCTTCCATGCCGCAATTCAAGCCCACCATTGGACAATCGGCAGATGCTGGCGTTGCGCAGCCATTGAATGCCATCCCGTCCACGTCCTCAGACACTACCCCCGATGTGGCCACCAGCAACGGCCAGACTTTCACGCAACAGGAGTGGGAGCAAGATCTTGATATCCGCCTCGTTTTCCGCTACCTACGGTCACGATTTACCTCGTCTCgcccctcatctcctcccttcaCATCGGGAACATCGCATCTAGCCACCTCAAGCACCCAAGAGTTAGCGGCCAAGGCAGCCCGGATTCGACAGCACCATCCACTGGTATCCCACGCACATGCGAATTCacacggccaccaccggccccgtCCGGCGGAGCGACGCAGTTTCAgatcaacaacgccggctAATCCCGTCACAATGAGACATGGTCCCGGTAGCTGTGCAAGCCAGAGCACGAGGCGATCTGCGAGGAGGAGTAGCATGTCTTCGAGGCAATCATCTCGGCATTTTTGGGACATTGGGGGCTCCATTGGGACTGGTAGTATTATTGCTAGCGCCGGGCCTATTTTGGGAAGTTGGGGCGAGGTCTAA
- the RPL30 gene encoding 60S ribosomal protein L30 (EggNog:ENOG503P3X3; COG:J) gives MAPKKSKSDAQSIGAKLALVMKSGKVVLGYRSTLKALRTGKAKLILIAANTPPLRKSELEYYSMMSKTSVHHYNGTNIELGTALGKLFKCSTMAILDAGDSDILADQTA, from the exons ATGGCCCCCAAGAAGTCTAAGTCGGACGCTCAGTCCATCGGCGCCAAGCTGGCCCTTGTTATGAAGTCCG GCAAGGTCGTCCTTGGATACAGATCGACCCTCAAGGCCCTCCGCACCGGCAAGGCCAAGTTGATCCTCATCGCTGCCAacacccctcctctccgcaaGTCTGAGCTCGAGTACTACTCCATGATGAGCAAGACCTCAGTCCACCACTACAACGGCACCAAC ATTGAGCTTGGTACCGCTCTTGGCAAGCTCTTCAAGTGCTCCACCATGGCCATCCTCGACGCTGGTGACTCCGACATTCTGGCTGACCAGACTGCCTAA
- a CDS encoding hypothetical protein (EggNog:ENOG503NY2S): protein MAATPFDPSVQGNSFVFDIYTDGQALRAPAPAPATFLPGGPCNYTDPSLPRCGCRRFWSNSALAATGTVEICMCSHHACFHEDAPSGQTHQTQLGSTQILPVAGVVGQENQKPRSHREPLSPVQELVNWPMPTSFGASLDLNLLDFQNTEPNPRIEATTPLPIGHLQPAQDSPMPDTFNHWGEIIETQAENISLSGFPTLPAQCLLTQGPPSTTSSSQARYLRPFAGRGLQTLNVLREDAVCPGPNDDDPTQEHDPLSRREREETPKASSHSEGKTPKPDDNSAYQKLTETVESHEQRIDRLENTSFSVAGHEECHDKHDNVDMRVTELESRVDEVEKMLNDNGSVVGSRRHTRNDAIADDATASVVSVATNTTISASNRVEVYNQIQKLQAQVNQLQAAALPTYAKPWELEVVFMPFPLKGVWVQANEFPAQRRSLGGDGEWTQMQNTLSRATPDPQSPKFAEWPGQSPESNWLLPRAFAAGRIIDQRLKSRGLIKTVLVRGADARSVQLAIHDAFSEVLRVSALAGVRSDYSPNSPLNEFMGLRQAWVPLRKLHKDSKLRFLTPAEMATPALWDFTFLVSSVIMKASGVHRLYITQPEAYLQDHPLGYHAMDAGWTWQRLRELSRFYPDSQSTTGDVPEADAMEECWAWNDRVDEPPSHNASVLSLRHSHLQRLSRRSSTEPSQQFYTGVQSPILTNGPSFIRAGSPLTQRERKGSWPPQFTRAGSVPPPSIPIQSAQSVARRRVSTVAPYERRSSPLVTRPTPRITTVQMSGVSAKKRRLGTRSPSLVPRNTPRWSRTSMSRSPSLAPPGMFGHHDERDRTPFYYATPHSEAVGEYGYQRGGSRGPPQAMLRTNGYEPDDDEDEEMTDDFQDDDTQGSSSDPCDSEMTHDDSPAKQVRVSQGSFGFGTDGEGNDMDDVDIDVYEDDEEDELDGVDTDHTPGRQNHYPSSHAAWGNQAAAAHVTRPEDIPRAGIEDQMSDGENVDPSSSFSSFASDVSGSLHSSQSRQQQHDDQQEEIEFHQDEDEEDREERRSNTSARSSQAPSEYSSRPGPWNIVPSPASPTRTITADTKAVAASQQEAGVKAHSIKRERSSLNSLMDFRIHEDRTAQS, encoded by the coding sequence ATGGCTGCGACTCCTTTCGATCCCTCTGTCCAGGGCAACTCTTTTGTATTTGACATCTACACCGATGGCCAAGCCTTGCGCGCGCCGGCGCCTGCTCCCGCGACTTTCCTCCCTGGCGGACCATGCAACTACACCGACCCATCTCTCCCGCGATGCGGTTGCCGCCGGTTCTGGAGCAATTCTGCTCTCGCCGCAACGGGTACCGTCGAGATTTGCATGTGCTCACATCATGCCTGCTTCCATGAGGATGCCCCTTCAGGTCAAACCCACCAGACCCAGCTTGGCTCAACCCAGATCTTGCCTGTGGCTGGCGTCGTAGGCCAGGAGAACCAAAAGCCCAGGAGCCACCGGGAACCGCTGAGTCCCGTCCAGGAGCTAGTGAACTGGCCGATGCCCACCAGCTTTGGGGCATCATTGGATCTAAACCTGCTGGACTTTCAAAATACGGAACCTAACCCAAGGATAGAGGCCACCACTCCACTGCCGATTGGACACCTTCAGCCGGCTCAGGACAGCCCAATGCCTGACACATTCAACCACTGGGGGGAGATAATCGAGACTCAGGCCGAGAACATTAGCCTCAGCGGGTTTCCAACACTTCCAGCTCAGTGTCTGCTCACCCAAGGACCTCCatcgacaacatcatccagcCAGGCCAGATATCTACGACCATTTGCTGGGAGAGGATTGCAGACGCTCAATGTGCTTAGAGAGGATGCCGTTTGCCCAGGACCTAATGATGATGACCCTACTCAGGAACATGATCCATTGTCCAGGCGCGAGCGGGAGGAGACGCCCAAGGCGTCTTCGCATTCAGAGGGCAAAACTCCAAAACCTGATGACAACAGCGCATATCAGAAACTCACCGAAACAGTCGAGTCACACGAACAGCGAATAGACAGACTCGAAAACACCTCCTTTTCTGTTGCCGGCCACGAAGAATGCCACGACAAGCACGACAACGTCGATATGCGAGTCACGGAACTGGAGTCACGGGTGGATGAAGTGGAAAAAATGCTGAACGACAATGGGAGCGTGGTGGGAAGCAGGCGACACACTCGGAATGATGCTATTGCCGACGATGCTACCGCCAGTGTGGTCTCTGTAGCCACCAACACGACAATTTCCGCATCCAACCGGGTTGAGGTGTACAACCAGATCCAAAAGCTCCAGGCTCAAGTCAACCAGCTGCAAGCTGCCGCGCTGCCAACGTACGCCAAACCCTGGGAGCTTGAAGTCGTGTTTATGCCGTTCCCCCTGAAAGGCGTGTGGGTGCAGGCAAACGAGTTTCCTGCCCAACGCCGGTCTCTaggcggtgatggggagtGGACGCAGATGCAAAACACGCTCAGCAGGGCAACACCAGATCCGCAATCACCCAAATTTGCCGAGTGGCCCGGTCAATCGCCAGAGTCGAACTGGTTGCTTCCAAGGGCGTTCGCGGCAGGAAGAATCATTGATCAGAGATTAAAGAGCCGCGGCCTCATCAAGACAGTTCTGGTTCGAGGAGCTGATGCCCGCAGTGTTCAGCTTGCCATTCACGATGCCTTCTCTGAAGTCCTCCGGGTATCTGCTCTCGCTGGAGTTCGATCAGATTATTCGCCAAACTCTCCGCTAAACGAGTTCATGGGTCTGAGACAAGCATGGGTTCCTCTGCGAAAGCTTCACAAGGACTCAAAACTACGATTTCTCACACCAGCTGAGATGGCAACGCCAGCGCTGTGGGATTTCACCTTTCTGGTTTCGAGTGTCATCATGAAAGCCAGCGGTGTCCACCGTCTGTACATCACGCAACCCGAGGCATATCTCCAGGATCATCCCTTGGGCTATCATGCGATGGATGCTGGTTGGACATGGCAAAGGCTTCGCGAATTGAGTAGATTCTATCCCGACTCTCAAAGTACCACCGGCGATGTTCCCGAGGCCGATGCTATGGAAGAATGCTGGGCGTGGAATGATCGTGTGGATGAGCCTCCAAGTCACAACGCATCCGTCCTGAGCCTTCGCCACTCACACCTACAGCGTTTGTCTAGACGCTCCTCCACCGAGCCCTCGCAGCAGTTTTATACCGGTGTGCAGTCGCCTATACTCACCAACGGTCCGAGCTTCATCCGTGCAGGGTCTCCTCTTACTCAAAGAGAACGAAAGGGCTCTTGGCCGCCACAGTTTACTCGGGCTGGCTCAGTCCCACCACCTTCCATACCTATACAGTCTGCGCAATCCGTGGCCCGACGACGTGTCTCGACCGTAGCGCCCTATGAGCGGCGCTCCTCCCCTCTGGTCACTCGTCCAACCCCACGGATCACTACTGTTCAGATGTCTGGCGTATCAGCTAAGAAGCGACGACTGGGCACCCGCTCGCCGAGTCTCGTCCCGCGCAACACACCTCGTTGGAGCCGCACCAGCATGAGCCGGTCGCCATCTCTCGCCCCGCCAGGCATGTTCGGCCACCATGACGAGCGCGACCGTACACCGTTCTACTATGCAACCCCTCACAGTGAAGCTGTGGGCGAATACGGCTATCAGCGTGGGGGAAGCCGGGGCCCTCCCCAGGCAATGTTGCGCACCAACGGCTACGAAcctgacgacgatgaggacgaagagATGACAGATGATTTCCAGGACGATGACACCCAAGGAAGCTCGTCGGACCCCTGCGATAGTGAAATGACTCATGACGACTCTCCTGCCAAACAGGTGAGAGTCAGCCAGGGATCGTTTGGTTTTGGAACCGACGGCGAGGGCAATGACATGGATGACGTCGACATTGATGTCtacgaagacgacgaggaagacgagctTGATGGAGTCGACACCGATCACACTCCCGGCCGTCAAAACCATTACCCTAGCAGCCACGCCGCCTGGGGCAACCAAGCCGCTGCCGCGCATGTCACCAGACCGGAAGACATCCCGCGGGCTGGAATTGAGGACCAGATGTCTGATGGTGAAAACGTGgacccttcctcctctttttcttccttcgCCTCGGATGTATCCGGATCATTACACTCTTCCCAATCgagacagcagcaacacgacgaccaacaagaagagataGAATTCCAccaagacgaagacgaagaagaccgGGAAGAACGAAGGAGCAACACCAGCGCGAGAAGCAGCCAGGCGCCGTCCGAGTACAGCAGCAGACCGGGCCCATGGAATATCGTTCCTTCTCCTGCTAGTCCTACCAGGACTATCACAGCTGACACCAAGGCTGTGGCGGCCAGTCAGCAAGAAGCAGGTGTCAAGGCCCACTCCATCAAAAGGGAGAGATCTAGCCTCAATTCTCTGATGGATTTCAGGATTCACGAAGACAGGACGGCTCAGTCATGA